GAAGAAGTGGAACTTTATGAAGATGCAAATTTTATACGAAATCAGCTAAAAAGCAGAGGTCTGATTGCATTTGTACGGGATGGTTCAATACTTCCAAGGGGAAGCGGAGTAACTGACAAACCATTAAAAAATGCAGTTCAATTTAAAACACCAAAAACCCTGGAAGTTATATTTGAAACACCCAACAATGGATCTGTACGGGGTATGGGTGTCCCTAATGGCGTTAACTTGATAGTTGGTGGAGGTTATCATGGCAAATCAACACTGCTACAGGCAATAGAGAGGGGTGTTTACAATCATGTATATGGGGATGGAAGGGAATGGGTTGTAACAGATCCAACTGCAGTCAAGATCAGAGCAGAAGATGGCAGAAGAATAGAGAATGTTGACATCAGTTCATTTATACACAACCCACCTTTAAATAAAAACACCGAAGAATTCTCAACAGAAAATGCATCGGGTTCAACATCCCAGGCAGCAAATATTGTAGAGGCAGTAGAAGCAGGAACAAAACTCATACTATTCGACGAAGACACATCAGCAACCAACTTCATGATACGCGATGAAAGAATGCAGAGACTGGTTTCAAACGAGAAAGAACCAATAACACCATTTATAGACAGGGTCCGAGAACTTTACGAAGACCATAACATATCCACCATCATGGTAATGGGAGGATCAGGGGACTACTTTGAAGTCGCAGACACAGTTATAATGATGGACAACTACCTGCCAGAAGACGTTACAAAGGATGCAAAAAAGATAAAAGAAGAGCTTCCAATAAACAGAATGCAAGAAATAGAATTCAAATTTCGATTCAAGGAAAGATACCCACTTCCAGAAAGTATTAAACCATATAAAGGTCGGAAAATAAAACTAGATATACGTGGAAAATCAACCATACTACTTGGCCTTGAAACCATAGACCTTTCCCAGGTTGAACAGTTAATCGACATTAGTCAGACGCGTGCAA
This is a stretch of genomic DNA from Methanobacterium spitsbergense. It encodes these proteins:
- a CDS encoding ABC-ATPase domain-containing protein, whose translation is MKDKKELQKILKRIDGKGYKAYNDIKGIYNFDFFILHIDHIQRDPFAGPSLLRVEVQDASFPRELIDNHEKRDAVSDFIARAFNGSIKKQTAGRSGSGKSGIITIDRGGQEILERSCVNIQSDNLEVRFSLGLPARGRRIIGREASRILMDILPAIVNNSCFYKNLDSDHLTEEVELYEDANFIRNQLKSRGLIAFVRDGSILPRGSGVTDKPLKNAVQFKTPKTLEVIFETPNNGSVRGMGVPNGVNLIVGGGYHGKSTLLQAIERGVYNHVYGDGREWVVTDPTAVKIRAEDGRRIENVDISSFIHNPPLNKNTEEFSTENASGSTSQAANIVEAVEAGTKLILFDEDTSATNFMIRDERMQRLVSNEKEPITPFIDRVRELYEDHNISTIMVMGGSGDYFEVADTVIMMDNYLPEDVTKDAKKIKEELPINRMQEIEFKFRFKERYPLPESIKPYKGRKIKLDIRGKSTILLGLETIDLSQVEQLIDISQTRAIAYAIAYAAQNHMDGKTNMKEIVKMVEHDIETKGLDILAPKGRKNPNNIVKPRIFELTAAFNRLRSLKTRKY